Proteins encoded together in one Diceros bicornis minor isolate mBicDic1 chromosome 18, mDicBic1.mat.cur, whole genome shotgun sequence window:
- the ZACN gene encoding zinc-activated ligand-gated ion channel produces the protein MQPLMMALWLLLHLSLLRLSTTQPLVQRRGASWVAGPSFFNFNSPEEVQESRQIPNNGSTPLLVDVQVFVSTVFNVDILRYTVSSKLLLQLFWLDTRLAWNASEHRQRGVTLSWDSLWTPGFTIQEALWVDWQEQSPRARVDQDGHVELYLALTTETTCDFDLLHFPRDQSDCSLSFFAFSNTVNELEFRAHVVNEIVSIKRDYVVQDLKIQVPPKQLVPCFQVTVRLQNTALKAVIALVVPGEALLLADMCGGLLPLRATERIAYKVTLLLGYFVFYSSLVQTLPSSSSCNPLLIYYFAVLLLLLFISTMETVLLAALLARDNLRARSRPSPTPRDEQRDHGNPGPNPEEAPRGVKGSRRSRAEAADDIFFLVYVAAVVCCHFIFAGFWMWVPCKSAPPPGESAPHGGQPRL, from the exons ATGCAGCCCCTGATGATGGCCCTGTGGCTCCTGCTCCATCTCTCCTTGCTCAGGCTCAGCACCACCCAGCCCTTAGTCCAGAGGCGTGGCGCTTCATGGGTTG CCGGGCCATCCTTTTTCAACTTCAACTCGCCAGAGGAGGTTCAGGAAAGCAGACAGATTCCGAACAACGGGAGCACACCCCTGCTTGTGGACGTACAAGTGTTTGTATCAACCGTGTTTAATGTG gaCATCTTGCGGTACACAGTGTCTTCCAAGCTGCTGCTTCAGCTG TTCTGGCTCGACACTCGCCTGGCCTGGAACGCAAGTGAGCACCGGCAGCGTGGGGTCACACTGTCCTGGGACTCACTCTGGACACCAGGATTCACTATCCAGGAGGC GCTCTGGGTCGACTGGCAGGAGCAAAGCCCGAGGGCCCGAGTGGACCAGGACGGCCATGTTGAGCTCTACCTGGCCCTCACCACAGAGACCACCTGTGACTTTGACCTCCTCCActtccccagggaccagagcgaCTGCAGCCTCAGCTTCTTTGCTTTTAGCAACACTG TGAACGAGTTGGAGTTCCGGGCCCACGTGGTGAATGAGATTGTGAGTATCAAGAGGGACTATGTAGTCCAGGATCTGAAAATCCAAGTCCCACCCAAGCAGCTGGTGCCTTGCTTCCAGGTGACG GTGCGCCTGCAGAACACAGCCCTAAAGGCCGTCATAGCTCTGGTGGTACCTGGGGAGGCGCTGCTGTTGGCTGACATGTGCggggggctgctgcccctccgGGCCACTGAGCGCATTGCCTACAAAGTGACACTGCTGCTGGGCTACTTTGTCTTCTACTCCTCCCTGGTGCAGACCctgcccagctcctcctcctgcaACCCACTGCTCA tttACTACTTCGctgtcctgctgctgctgctcttcaTCAGCACCATGGAGACTGTGCTGTTGGCCGCGCTGCTGGCCCGGGACAACCTCAGGGCCAGGAGCAGACCCAGCCCAACCCCAAGAGATGAGCAGCGAGATCATGGGAACCCAGGGCCTAATCCTGAAG AAGCCCCCAGAGGAGTAAAGGGGTCAAGAAGGAGCCGGGCTGAAGCGGCTGACGACATCTTCTTCTTGGTGTATGTGGCGGCAGTGGTGTGCTGCCACTTCATCTTTGCTGGATTCTGGATGTGGGTACCATGCAAGTCTGCCCCACCCCCTGGCGAGTCTGCACCCCATGGCGGGCAGCCCAGGCTGTAA
- the EXOC7 gene encoding exocyst complex component 7 isoform X1 gives MIPPQEASARRREIEDKLKQEEETLSFIRDSLEKSDQLTKNMVSILSSFESRLMKLENSIIPVHKQTENLQRLQENVEKTLSCLDHVISYYHVASDTEKIIREGPTGRLEEYLGSMAKIQKAVEYFQDNSPDSPELNKVKLLFERGKESLESEFRSLMTWHSKVVSPVLILDLISGEDELEVQEDVPLEHLPEGVLQDVIRISRWLVEYGRNQDFMNVYYQIRSSQLDRSIKGLKEHFRKSSSSSGVPYSPAIPNKRKDTPTKKPVKRPGTIRKAQNLLKQYSQHGLDGKKGGSNLIPLEGHEHDYRVKHLSEALNDKHGPLAGRDDMLDVETDAYIHCVSAFVKLAQSEYQLLTDVIPEHHQKKTFDSLIQDALDGLMLEGENIVSAARKAIVRHDFSAVLTVFPILRHLKQTKPEFDQVLQGTAASTKNKLPSLITSMETVGAKALEDFADNIKNDPDKEYNMPKDGTVHELTSNAILFLQQLLDFQETAGAMLASQETSSSATSYSSEFSKRLLSTYICKVLGNLQLNLLSKSKVYEDPALSAIFLHNNYNYILKALEKSELIQLVAVTQKTAERSYREHIEQQIQTYQRSWLKVTDYITEKNLPVFQPGVKLRDKERQMIKERFKGFNDGLEELCKIQKAWAIPDTEQRDKIRQAQKNIVKETYGAFLHRYGSIPFTKNPEKYIKYRVEQVGDMIDRLFDTSA, from the exons GAGGAGGAGACACTGTCCTTCATCCGAGACAGCCTGGAGAAGAGTGACCAGCTCACAAAGAACATG GTATCTATCCTGTCGTCCTTTGAGAGCCGCCTTATGAAGCTGGAGAACTCCATCATCCCTGTGCACAAGCAGACAGAAAACCTGCAGCGACTGCAGGAGAATGTTGAGAAGACTCTGTCCTGCTTGGACCATGTCATCAGTTACTACCATGTGGCCAGTGACACTGAGAAGATCATCAGGGAGGG CCCCACAGGCAGGCTGGAAGAGTACCTGGGAAGTATGGCCAAGATTCAGAAGGCTGTGGAGTATTTCCAGGACAACAGCCCAGACAGCCCAGAGCTCAACAAAGTG AAGCTGCTGTTTGAGCGGGGGAAGGAGTCGCTGGAGTCCGAGTTCCGCAGCCTGATGACCTGGCACAGTAAGGTCGTCTCCCCTGTGCTCATCCTGGATCTGATCAGTGGCGAGGACGAGCTGGAGGTCCAGGAGGACgtgcccctggagcacctgcctGAGGGTGTGCTCCAAGACGTGATCCGAATCTCCCGCTGGCTAGTGGAATATGGCCGCAACCAAG ATTTCATGAATGTCTACTACCAGATTcgctccagccagctggaccgcTCCATCAAGGGCCTGAAGGAGCATTTCCGGAAGAGCAGTTCTTCCTCTGGGGTTCCCTACTCCCCTGCTATCCCCAACAAGAGGAAAGACACGCCCACCAAGAAGCCTGTCAAGAGGCCAG GGACGATCCGTAAAGCTCAGAACCTTCTGAAACAGTATTCCCAGCATGGTCTAGATGGGAAAAAGGGGGGCTCTAACCTCATTCCTCTGGAAG GTCACGAGCATGATTACCGAGTTAAGCACCTGTCCGAGGCCCTGAACGACAAGCACGGGCCGCTGGCCG GGAGAGATGACATGCTGGACGTGGAGACCGATGCCTACATTCACTGCGTCAGTGCCTTTGTCAAGCTGGCCCAGAGCGAGTACCAGCTGCTGACGGACGTCatccctgagcaccatcagaaaAAGACCTTTGACTCCCTGATACAG GATGCACTGGATGGGCTGATGCTCGAGGGAGAGAACATCGTGTCGGCCGCCCGGAAGGCCATTGTTCGACACGACTTCTCTGCGGTGCTCACTGTCTTCCCCATCCTGCGGCACCTCAAGCAGACCAAACCTGAGTTTGACCAGGTGCTCCAG GGCACGGCCGCCAGCACCAAGAACAAGCTGCCCAGCCTCATCACCTCCATGGAGACCGTTGGAGCGAAAGCGCTGGAGGACTTCGCCGACAACATCAAg AATGACCCGGACAAGGAATACAACATGCCCAAGGATGGCACTGTGCACGAACTCACAAGCAAT GCCATCCTCTTCCTGCAGCAGCTCCTGGACTTCCAGGAGACAGCGGGCGCCATGCTGGCCTCCCAAG AGACCAGTTCTTCAGCCACCAGCTACAGCTCCGAGTTCAGCAAGCGCCTCCTAAGCACCTATATCT GTAAAGTACTGGGCAACCTGCAGTTGAACTTGCTGAGCAAGTCCAAGGTGTATGAGGACCCTGCTCTGAGCGCCATCTTCCTGCACAACAACTACAATTACATCCTCAAGGCCCTGGAGAA GTCTGAGCTGATCCAGCTGGTGGCTGTGACCCAGAAGACTGCCGAGCGCTCCTACCGGGAGCACATTGAGCAGCAGATCCAGACCTACCAGCGCAG TTGGTTAAAGGTGACTGACTACATCACTGAGAAGAATCTACCTGTATTCCAACCAGGAGTCAAG CTCCGGGACAAGGAGCGACAGATGATCAAGGAGCGTTTTAAG GGCTTCAATGATGGCCTTGAAGAGTTGTGCAAGATCCAGAAGGCTTGGGCTATTCCAGACACAGAGCAGAGGGACAAGATTCGCCAAGCTCAGAAAAACATTGTGAAGGAGACCTATGGAGCCTTTCTGCACAG GTACGGCAGCATCCCCTTCACCAAGAACCCGGAGAAGTACATCAAATACCGTGTGGAACAGGTGGGCGACATGATCGATCGCCTCTTTGACACCTCCGCCTGA
- the EXOC7 gene encoding exocyst complex component 7 isoform X3 yields MIPPQEASARRREIEDKLKQEEETLSFIRDSLEKSDQLTKNMVSILSSFESRLMKLENSIIPVHKQTENLQRLQENVEKTLSCLDHVISYYHVASDTEKIIREGPTGRLEEYLGSMAKIQKAVEYFQDNSPDSPELNKVKLLFERGKESLESEFRSLMTWHSKVVSPVLILDLISGEDELEVQEDVPLEHLPEGVLQDVIRISRWLVEYGRNQDFMNVYYQIRSSQLDRSIKGLKEHFRKSSSSSGVPYSPAIPNKRKDTPTKKPVKRPGRDDMLDVETDAYIHCVSAFVKLAQSEYQLLTDVIPEHHQKKTFDSLIQDALDGLMLEGENIVSAARKAIVRHDFSAVLTVFPILRHLKQTKPEFDQVLQGTAASTKNKLPSLITSMETVGAKALEDFADNIKNDPDKEYNMPKDGTVHELTSNAILFLQQLLDFQETAGAMLASQETSSSATSYSSEFSKRLLSTYICKVLGNLQLNLLSKSKVYEDPALSAIFLHNNYNYILKALEKSELIQLVAVTQKTAERSYREHIEQQIQTYQRSWLKVTDYITEKNLPVFQPGVKLRDKERQMIKERFKGFNDGLEELCKIQKAWAIPDTEQRDKIRQAQKNIVKETYGAFLHRYGSIPFTKNPEKYIKYRVEQVGDMIDRLFDTSA; encoded by the exons GAGGAGGAGACACTGTCCTTCATCCGAGACAGCCTGGAGAAGAGTGACCAGCTCACAAAGAACATG GTATCTATCCTGTCGTCCTTTGAGAGCCGCCTTATGAAGCTGGAGAACTCCATCATCCCTGTGCACAAGCAGACAGAAAACCTGCAGCGACTGCAGGAGAATGTTGAGAAGACTCTGTCCTGCTTGGACCATGTCATCAGTTACTACCATGTGGCCAGTGACACTGAGAAGATCATCAGGGAGGG CCCCACAGGCAGGCTGGAAGAGTACCTGGGAAGTATGGCCAAGATTCAGAAGGCTGTGGAGTATTTCCAGGACAACAGCCCAGACAGCCCAGAGCTCAACAAAGTG AAGCTGCTGTTTGAGCGGGGGAAGGAGTCGCTGGAGTCCGAGTTCCGCAGCCTGATGACCTGGCACAGTAAGGTCGTCTCCCCTGTGCTCATCCTGGATCTGATCAGTGGCGAGGACGAGCTGGAGGTCCAGGAGGACgtgcccctggagcacctgcctGAGGGTGTGCTCCAAGACGTGATCCGAATCTCCCGCTGGCTAGTGGAATATGGCCGCAACCAAG ATTTCATGAATGTCTACTACCAGATTcgctccagccagctggaccgcTCCATCAAGGGCCTGAAGGAGCATTTCCGGAAGAGCAGTTCTTCCTCTGGGGTTCCCTACTCCCCTGCTATCCCCAACAAGAGGAAAGACACGCCCACCAAGAAGCCTGTCAAGAGGCCAG GGAGAGATGACATGCTGGACGTGGAGACCGATGCCTACATTCACTGCGTCAGTGCCTTTGTCAAGCTGGCCCAGAGCGAGTACCAGCTGCTGACGGACGTCatccctgagcaccatcagaaaAAGACCTTTGACTCCCTGATACAG GATGCACTGGATGGGCTGATGCTCGAGGGAGAGAACATCGTGTCGGCCGCCCGGAAGGCCATTGTTCGACACGACTTCTCTGCGGTGCTCACTGTCTTCCCCATCCTGCGGCACCTCAAGCAGACCAAACCTGAGTTTGACCAGGTGCTCCAG GGCACGGCCGCCAGCACCAAGAACAAGCTGCCCAGCCTCATCACCTCCATGGAGACCGTTGGAGCGAAAGCGCTGGAGGACTTCGCCGACAACATCAAg AATGACCCGGACAAGGAATACAACATGCCCAAGGATGGCACTGTGCACGAACTCACAAGCAAT GCCATCCTCTTCCTGCAGCAGCTCCTGGACTTCCAGGAGACAGCGGGCGCCATGCTGGCCTCCCAAG AGACCAGTTCTTCAGCCACCAGCTACAGCTCCGAGTTCAGCAAGCGCCTCCTAAGCACCTATATCT GTAAAGTACTGGGCAACCTGCAGTTGAACTTGCTGAGCAAGTCCAAGGTGTATGAGGACCCTGCTCTGAGCGCCATCTTCCTGCACAACAACTACAATTACATCCTCAAGGCCCTGGAGAA GTCTGAGCTGATCCAGCTGGTGGCTGTGACCCAGAAGACTGCCGAGCGCTCCTACCGGGAGCACATTGAGCAGCAGATCCAGACCTACCAGCGCAG TTGGTTAAAGGTGACTGACTACATCACTGAGAAGAATCTACCTGTATTCCAACCAGGAGTCAAG CTCCGGGACAAGGAGCGACAGATGATCAAGGAGCGTTTTAAG GGCTTCAATGATGGCCTTGAAGAGTTGTGCAAGATCCAGAAGGCTTGGGCTATTCCAGACACAGAGCAGAGGGACAAGATTCGCCAAGCTCAGAAAAACATTGTGAAGGAGACCTATGGAGCCTTTCTGCACAG GTACGGCAGCATCCCCTTCACCAAGAACCCGGAGAAGTACATCAAATACCGTGTGGAACAGGTGGGCGACATGATCGATCGCCTCTTTGACACCTCCGCCTGA
- the GALR2 gene encoding LOW QUALITY PROTEIN: galanin receptor type 2 (The sequence of the model RefSeq protein was modified relative to this genomic sequence to represent the inferred CDS: inserted 1 base in 1 codon; substituted 1 base at 1 genomic stop codon): MQVCEVPLRATAPRELRSHQAPDGCRSPGSLGFGGTMNGSGGPGAEDTSEAGGGGSWQPEAVIVSMLFALIFLLGTVGNALVLAVLLRGGQAVSTTNLFILNPGVADLCFIVCCVPFQATIYTLDGWVFGSLLCKAVHFFIFLTMHASSFTLAAVSLDRYLAIRYPLHXRELRTPRNALAAIGLIWGLSLLFSGPYLSYYRQSRLANLTVCHPAWSAPRRRAMDLCTFVFSYLLPVLGLGLTYARTLHYLWCAVDPVTAGSGARRAKRKVTRMIIILAALFCLCWRPHHALILCVWFRRFPLTRATYALRILPHLVSYANXCVNPIVYALVSKHFRKGFGRICAGLLRRAPRRASGRVIVAVQGNHSGSVLERQSTDLTQVSEAAGPSASAPVPLSGPASRPVPGPSWRDQKAPNGILTVNVT; the protein is encoded by the exons ATGCAGGTCTGCGAAGTCCCGCTCCGCGCTACAGCGCCGCGGGAGCTGCGCTCTCACCAAGCCCCAGACGGCTGCAGGAGCCCGGGCAGCCTCGGGTTTGGCGGCACCATGAATGGCTCGGGTGGCCCGGGGGCCGAGGACACGAGCGAGGCGGGCGGCGGGGGCAGCTGGCAGCCCGAGGCGGTCATCGTGTCCATGTTAtttgcgctcatcttcctcttggGCACCGTGGGCAACGCACTGGTTCTGGCTGTGCTGCTGCGCGGCGGCCAGGCGGTCAGCACCACCAACCTGTTCATCCTCAACCCGGGCGTGGCCGACCTGTGTTTCATCGTGTGCTGCGTGCCCTTCCAGGCCACCATCTACACCCTGGACGGTTGGGTGTTTGGCTCGCTGCTCTGCAAGGCCGTGCACTTCTTCATCTTCCTCACCATGCACGCCAGCAGCTTCACGCTGGCCGCCGTCTCCCTGGACAG GTATCTGGCCATCCGCTATCCGCTGC TCCGCGAGCTGCGCACACCTCGCAACGCGCTGGCGGCCATCGGGCTCATCTGGGGGTTGTCGCTGCTCTTCTCCGGGCCCTACCTGAGTTACTACCGCCAGTCGCGGTTGGCCAACCTGACCGTGTGCCACCCGGCGTGGAGCGCGCCTCGCCGCCGCGCCATGGACCTCTGCACCTTTGTCTTCAGCTACCTGCTGCCGGTGCTGGGGCTCGGGCTGACCTACGCGCGCACCCTGCACTACCTGTGGTGCGCCGTCGATCCAGTGACCGCCGGCTCAGGCGCCCGGCGCGCCAAGCGCAAGGTGACGCGCATGATCATCATCTTGGCCGCGCTCTTCTGCCTCTGTTGGAGGCCTCACCACGCGCTTATCCTCTGCGTGTGGTTCCGCCGGTTCCCACTTACGCGCGCCACGTACGCGCTGCGCATCCTCCCGCACCTGGTCTCCTACGCCAACTGATGCGTCAACCCCATCGTCTACGCGCTGGTCTCCAAGCACTTCCGCAAGGGCTTCGGCAGGATCTGCGCCGGCCTGCTGCGCCGCGCCCCGCGCAGAGCCTCGGGCCGGGTGATTGTCGCGGTGCAGGGCAACCACAGCGGCAGCGTGCTGGAGCGCCAGTCCACCGACTTGACGCAAGTGAGCGAGGCGGCCGGGCCCTCCGCCTCTGCGCCGGTGCCTCTCAGCGGCCCAGCCTCGAGGCCGGTCCCTGGCCCGTCCTGGCGGGACCAGAAGGCCCCCAACGGCATTCTGACAGTTAATGTGACCTGA
- the EXOC7 gene encoding exocyst complex component 7 isoform X2 has translation MIPPQEASARRREIEDKLKQEEETLSFIRDSLEKSDQLTKNMVSILSSFESRLMKLENSIIPVHKQTENLQRLQENVEKTLSCLDHVISYYHVASDTEKIIREGPTGRLEEYLGSMAKIQKAVEYFQDNSPDSPELNKVKLLFERGKESLESEFRSLMTWHSKVVSPVLILDLISGEDELEVQEDVPLEHLPEGVLQDVIRISRWLVEYGRNQDFMNVYYQIRSSQLDRSIKGLKEHFRKSSSSSGVPYSPAIPNKRKDTPTKKPVKRPGHEHDYRVKHLSEALNDKHGPLAGRDDMLDVETDAYIHCVSAFVKLAQSEYQLLTDVIPEHHQKKTFDSLIQDALDGLMLEGENIVSAARKAIVRHDFSAVLTVFPILRHLKQTKPEFDQVLQGTAASTKNKLPSLITSMETVGAKALEDFADNIKNDPDKEYNMPKDGTVHELTSNAILFLQQLLDFQETAGAMLASQETSSSATSYSSEFSKRLLSTYICKVLGNLQLNLLSKSKVYEDPALSAIFLHNNYNYILKALEKSELIQLVAVTQKTAERSYREHIEQQIQTYQRSWLKVTDYITEKNLPVFQPGVKLRDKERQMIKERFKGFNDGLEELCKIQKAWAIPDTEQRDKIRQAQKNIVKETYGAFLHRYGSIPFTKNPEKYIKYRVEQVGDMIDRLFDTSA, from the exons GAGGAGGAGACACTGTCCTTCATCCGAGACAGCCTGGAGAAGAGTGACCAGCTCACAAAGAACATG GTATCTATCCTGTCGTCCTTTGAGAGCCGCCTTATGAAGCTGGAGAACTCCATCATCCCTGTGCACAAGCAGACAGAAAACCTGCAGCGACTGCAGGAGAATGTTGAGAAGACTCTGTCCTGCTTGGACCATGTCATCAGTTACTACCATGTGGCCAGTGACACTGAGAAGATCATCAGGGAGGG CCCCACAGGCAGGCTGGAAGAGTACCTGGGAAGTATGGCCAAGATTCAGAAGGCTGTGGAGTATTTCCAGGACAACAGCCCAGACAGCCCAGAGCTCAACAAAGTG AAGCTGCTGTTTGAGCGGGGGAAGGAGTCGCTGGAGTCCGAGTTCCGCAGCCTGATGACCTGGCACAGTAAGGTCGTCTCCCCTGTGCTCATCCTGGATCTGATCAGTGGCGAGGACGAGCTGGAGGTCCAGGAGGACgtgcccctggagcacctgcctGAGGGTGTGCTCCAAGACGTGATCCGAATCTCCCGCTGGCTAGTGGAATATGGCCGCAACCAAG ATTTCATGAATGTCTACTACCAGATTcgctccagccagctggaccgcTCCATCAAGGGCCTGAAGGAGCATTTCCGGAAGAGCAGTTCTTCCTCTGGGGTTCCCTACTCCCCTGCTATCCCCAACAAGAGGAAAGACACGCCCACCAAGAAGCCTGTCAAGAGGCCAG GTCACGAGCATGATTACCGAGTTAAGCACCTGTCCGAGGCCCTGAACGACAAGCACGGGCCGCTGGCCG GGAGAGATGACATGCTGGACGTGGAGACCGATGCCTACATTCACTGCGTCAGTGCCTTTGTCAAGCTGGCCCAGAGCGAGTACCAGCTGCTGACGGACGTCatccctgagcaccatcagaaaAAGACCTTTGACTCCCTGATACAG GATGCACTGGATGGGCTGATGCTCGAGGGAGAGAACATCGTGTCGGCCGCCCGGAAGGCCATTGTTCGACACGACTTCTCTGCGGTGCTCACTGTCTTCCCCATCCTGCGGCACCTCAAGCAGACCAAACCTGAGTTTGACCAGGTGCTCCAG GGCACGGCCGCCAGCACCAAGAACAAGCTGCCCAGCCTCATCACCTCCATGGAGACCGTTGGAGCGAAAGCGCTGGAGGACTTCGCCGACAACATCAAg AATGACCCGGACAAGGAATACAACATGCCCAAGGATGGCACTGTGCACGAACTCACAAGCAAT GCCATCCTCTTCCTGCAGCAGCTCCTGGACTTCCAGGAGACAGCGGGCGCCATGCTGGCCTCCCAAG AGACCAGTTCTTCAGCCACCAGCTACAGCTCCGAGTTCAGCAAGCGCCTCCTAAGCACCTATATCT GTAAAGTACTGGGCAACCTGCAGTTGAACTTGCTGAGCAAGTCCAAGGTGTATGAGGACCCTGCTCTGAGCGCCATCTTCCTGCACAACAACTACAATTACATCCTCAAGGCCCTGGAGAA GTCTGAGCTGATCCAGCTGGTGGCTGTGACCCAGAAGACTGCCGAGCGCTCCTACCGGGAGCACATTGAGCAGCAGATCCAGACCTACCAGCGCAG TTGGTTAAAGGTGACTGACTACATCACTGAGAAGAATCTACCTGTATTCCAACCAGGAGTCAAG CTCCGGGACAAGGAGCGACAGATGATCAAGGAGCGTTTTAAG GGCTTCAATGATGGCCTTGAAGAGTTGTGCAAGATCCAGAAGGCTTGGGCTATTCCAGACACAGAGCAGAGGGACAAGATTCGCCAAGCTCAGAAAAACATTGTGAAGGAGACCTATGGAGCCTTTCTGCACAG GTACGGCAGCATCCCCTTCACCAAGAACCCGGAGAAGTACATCAAATACCGTGTGGAACAGGTGGGCGACATGATCGATCGCCTCTTTGACACCTCCGCCTGA